From a region of the Gossypium raimondii isolate GPD5lz chromosome 10, ASM2569854v1, whole genome shotgun sequence genome:
- the LOC105778422 gene encoding ammonium transporter 1 member 1 — MATCSADLAPLLGPNATAAADYICNKFSDTSFAVDNTYLLFSAYLVFSMQLGFAMLCAGSVRAKNTMNIMLTNVLDAAIGGLFYYLFGFAFAFGSPSNGFIGRHHFALRSVPSSSFDYSNFLYQWAFAIAAAGITSGSIAERTQFVSYLIYSSFLTGFVYPVVSHWFWATDGWASALRTDDFLFGSGVIDFAGSGVVHVVGGVAGLWGALIEGPRIGRFDHSGRSVALRGHSATLVVIGTFMLWFGWYGFNPGSFNKISSFYTSGNYYGQWSAVGRTAVTTTLAGCTAALTTLFGKRILTGHWNVTDVCNGLLGGFAAITAGCSVVEPWAAIICGFVAAWVLISCNKLAEKVKFDDPLEAAQLHGGCGAWGIIFTALFASEKYVREVYPSRPVRYGLFMGGGGRLLAAHIIQILVIVGWVSVTMGTLFYFLHKFGLLRISADDEMAGMDLTRHGGLAYVYHDEDESQKQGTQMRKIESHPSPSSV, encoded by the coding sequence ATGGCTACTTGTTCAGCGGACTTAGCTCCGCTTCTTGGCCCCAACGCCACCGCGGCAGCCGACTACATATGCAACAAGTTCAGTGACACTTCCTTTGCCGTTGATAACACTTACCTTCTCTTCTCAGCCTACCTCGTCTTCTCCATGCAACTTGGCTTCGCCATGCTTTGCGCTGGTTCAGTGCGTGCCAAAAACACCATGAACATCATGCTTACTAACGTCCTCGACGCCGCCATTGGTGGCCTCTTTTACTACCTTTTCGGGTTTGCCTTTGCCTTTGGTTCCCCTTCCAATGGCTTCATTGGTCGCCACCACTTTGCCTTACGATCCGTTCCTTCATCTTCGTTTGATTATAGCAATTTCCTTTATCAATGGGCTTTTGCTATTGCAGCTGCTGGGATTACCAGTGGTTCCATAGCTGAAAGAACCCAATTCGTTTCTTATCTTATCTATTCCTCGTTCTTAACCGGTTTTGTTTACCCTGTTGTTTCTCATTGGTTTTGGGCGACTGACGGTTGGGCCAGCGCTTTGCGAACAGATGACTTCTTGTTTGGCAGTGGGGTTATTGACTTTGCTGGTTCGGGGGTTGTTCATGTAGTTGGTGGTGTAGCCGGTTTATGGGGTGCACTTATTGAAGGGCCAAGGATAGGCCGGTTCGACCATTCGGGTAGGTCAGTTGCCTTGCGTGGTCATAGTGCAACCCTTGTTGTTATTGGAACTTTCATGCTGTGGTTCGGTTGGTATGGGTTCAACCCCGGTTCATTCAACAAAATCTCCAGCTTTTACACCTCCGGCAACTATTATGGTCAGTGGAGTGCGGTGGGGAGAACGGCGGTGACCACCACTTTAGCAGGATGCACGGCGGCGTTGACTACCCTTTTTGGGAAAAGGATTTTGACCGGTCATTGGAATGTGACTGATGTTTGCAACGGTTTGCTTGGTGGGTTTGCTGCTATCACGGCAGGCTGCTCTGTTGTTGAACCCTGGGCTGCCATTATTTGTGGCTTTGTGGCTGCTTGGGTGTTGATCAGTTGCAACAAGTTGGCCGAGAAAGTGAAGTTCGATGATCCACTAGAAGCGGCTCAACTACATGGTGGATGTGGTGCTTGGGGAATTATTTTTACAGCTTTGTTTGCTTCGGAAAAGTATGTGAGGGAAGTTTACCCCAGCAGGCCAGTTCGATATGGGTTATTTATGGGAGGTGGAGGGAGACTGTTGGCTGCTCATATTATCCAAATTCTGGTCATTGTTGGCTGGGTGAGTGTTACAATGGGGACTTTGTTCtattttcttcataaatttggGCTTTTAAGGATTTCAGCTGATGATGAAATGGCTGGCATGGACCTAACA